One window from the genome of Nicotiana tomentosiformis chromosome 5, ASM39032v3, whole genome shotgun sequence encodes:
- the LOC104098467 gene encoding uncharacterized protein has product MAKCCSFTASRNWCFKYSFSNSGLKSSTTDLTDGTIMHCWIPKSHKERKPTLLLIHGIGANAMWQWNEFISPLSSRFNLYVPDLLFFGESYTTRPERSELFQAQCVMRIMEVYGVKKMTVVGLSYGGFVGYSMAVQFPEAVERLILGCSGVCLEEKDMENGMFQVKSVEEAVSILLPQTPEKLRQLMKLSFYKPTQKVPSCFLNDFIDVMCTVNHQERKELIEALHNNRKFSDLPKITQPTLIIWGEYDQIFPLELAHRLKRHLGNNAQLVIIKDAGHAINMEKPKVLYKHLKSFLLDSHPHTTQDSNGDSRKQD; this is encoded by the exons ATGGCCAAGTGTTGCAGCTTTACTGCATCAAGAAACTGGTGCTTTAAATACTCTTTTTCAAACTCAGGCCTAAAATCTTCCACTACAGATTTAACTGATGGTACTATTATGCATTGTTGGATTCCCAAATCCCACAAAGAAAGAAAGCCCACTTTACTCCTTATACATGGAATTGGAGCAAATGCAATGTGGCAATGGAATGAATTCATCTCACCTTTATCATCAAGATTCAATCTTTATGTTCCTGACTTATTGTTTTTTGGTGAATCTTATACTACTAGACCTGAAAGAAGTGAACTTTTTCAAGCTCAGTGTGTTATGAGGATAATGGAAGTTTATGGGGTTAAGAAAATGACAGTTGTGGGGTTGAGTTATGGTGGTTTTGTAGGGTATAGTATGGCTGTTCAGTTTCCTGAGGCAGTGGAAAGGCTGATTTTAGGGTGTTCTGGTGTTTGTCTTGAGGAAAAAGATATGGAAAATGGGATGTTTCAAGTGAAAAGTGTAGAGGAGGCTGTTTCAATTTTGTTGCCACAGACTCCTGAGAAGTTGAGGCAGCTTATGAAATTGTCTTTTTATAAGCCTACTCAGAAGGTTCCTTCTTGTTTCCTCAATGATTTTATTGAT GTAATGTGCACAGTTAATCATCAAGAAAGAAAGGAGTTGATCGAAGCATTACACAATAACAGAAAGTTTTCTGATCTTCCTAAGATTACTCAG CCCACGTTGATAATATGGGGAGAATATGATCAGATATTCCCACTGGAATTGGCTCACAGATTAAAAAG GCATTTAGGCAACAACGCCCAACTCGTGATAATAAAGGATGCAGGACATGCAATTAACATGGAGAAACCAAAGGTGCTTTACAAACACTTGAAGTCATTCCTTCTTGATTCTCACCCTCATACTACGCAGGACAGTAATGGCGATAGCCGCAAGCAAGATTAA
- the LOC104098466 gene encoding haloacid dehalogenase-like hydrolase domain-containing protein At4g39970 has protein sequence MASITILVSPPNLQYSLPSRNSLFFSPTITRLRTSSSSSFYSLTPKSLAVSASSSSRALEALIFDCDGVILESEHLHRQAYNDAFSHFNVRCPSSTSDEPLNWSLEFYDVFQNQVGGGKPKMRWYFKEHGWPTSTIFKNPPEDDSDRAKLIDTLQDWKTERYKQIIKSGTVKPRPGVLRLMDEARAAGKKLAVCSAATKSSVIMCLENLIGLDRFNGLDCFLAGDDVKVKKPDPSIYITAAEKLGVSESNCLVVEDSIIGLQAATGAGMSCVITYTSSTADQDFKEAIAIYPDLSDVRFNDLESLLQDVVVTK, from the exons ATGGCGTCCATTACTATACTTGTCTCTCCACCAAATCTACAGTATTCACTCCCCTCTCGCAATTCACTCTTCTTTTCTCCTACAATTACAAGACTTAGAACCTCTTCTTCGTCTTCCTTCTATTCTTTAACTCCAAAATCGCTAGCAGtttcagcttcttcttcttcGCGTGCGCTAGAAGCTTTGATATTTGATTGCGATGGCGTTATATTGGAATCTGAACACCTTCATCGCCAAGCTTACAACGATGCTTTCTCCCATTTCAATGTGCGTTGCCCTTCTTCTACTTCCGATGAACCGCTGAATTGGAGTCTGGAGTTCTATGATGTTTTTCAGAATCAAGTTGGTGGTGGCAAACCCAAAATGCGATG GTATTTTAAGGAACATGGATGGCCAACTTCAACAATCTTTAAGAATCCTCCAGAGGATGACAGCGATAGAGCCAAGCTCATTGATACTCTTCAA GATTGGAAGACTGAGAGGTACAAACAGATAATCAAATCAGGAACT GTTAAGCCAAGACCAGGAGTTTTAAGATTGATGGACGAAGCCAGGGCTGCT GGCAAGAAGCTCGCTGTCTGCTCTGCTGCAACCAAAAGTTCAGTTATAATGTGTCTTGAGAATCTTATAGGACTT GATCGGTTCAATGGTCTTGATTGCTTCCTTGCAG GTGATGATGTGAAAGTAAAAAagcccgatccttcaatatacaTTACAGCTGCTGAG AAACTTGGCGTCTCAGAAAGCAATTGTTTGGTGGTGGAAGATAGTATCATCGGGCTACAG GCTGCAACTGGTGCTGGAATGTCATGTGTGATAACCTACACATCATCTACCGCGGATCAG GATTTCAAAGAAGCCATAGCAATCTATCCTGACTTGAGTGATGTTAG ATTTAATGATTTAGAGTCACTTCTTCAAGATGTTGTCGTCACGAAATAG